The Oscarella lobularis chromosome 9, ooOscLobu1.1, whole genome shotgun sequence genome includes a window with the following:
- the LOC136191303 gene encoding serine/threonine-protein kinase BRSK2-like, which yields MDVSDVGSRSVGPYVVGRTLGKGQTGHVKLGTHCATGQTVAIKTINKRQLSESILKKVEREIAIMKLIDHPHVLGLFDVYENATHLYLILEHVTGGELFDYLVQKGRLSEREARQFFRQILSAVDFCHAHCIVHRDLKPENLLLDSEKKIKVADFGMASLQLEDDLLQTSCGSPHYACPEVIRGISYDGRKADIWSCGVILFALVVGSLPFDDRQGNLRALLEKVKVGDFYMPSGLSAPLQHLIRGMICVNANKRMTINDVMKHPWILHTSAPDLDPEIPIKDAVQTAVIAHRSDIDRDILASMLRLGCFKFRGELVHRLLSRNHNIEKVIYFLLQKRKEAQPCNDDDSDNPDEDSDTNRPRKRVDTTPLPQRKIGIYGTPSALRRTTRTTTSFKDEQIPAYVTPQQSRHRFRKISYQPPNSPIRSRIAAKEKEREKKSPAPDASSLAESREVSADSEIFSVASKPADTGSEAVASPSPTTTSSHEGSFVKKKFTFRRVFESPKFHRKKFSQVQDSDSETGSQGADETLIKRSWFTNLLKHDRQEIFMVVKEKKFSVLKADIVRTLLALNVHHTVVSNTEFELKYSSLKNKGKRRPFFSKAVKFRLTIGIHCEPKSNIHTITMKLSSGSSRRFKRIAESIQAFLLNPPPKTGIPIQLDTPPSSSSIREQGSPDTSDIEDYLTDSSSAGTPAPSPVRRVTLGAGPANGRF from the exons ATGGACGTCAGCGACGTCGGTTCGCGATCGGTGGGTCCCTACGTCGTCGGGCGAACGCTGGGAAAGGGGCAAACCG GGCACGTTAAACTCGGCACGCATTGCGCCACCGGTCAAACGGTCGCAATAAAGACGATCAACAAGCGACAGCTCAGCGAAAGTATACTGAAAAAG gtggaaagagaaattgctATAATGAAACTCATTGATCATCCGCACGTACTTGGACTATTCGACGTTTACGAAAATGCTACGCACTT GTATTTGATATTGGAGCACGTGACTGGTGGAGAATTATTTGATTATCTCGTTCAAAAGGGAAGACTGTCAGAAAGAGAG gcTAGGCAGTTTTTTCGGCAAATTTTATCTGCTGTAGATTTTTGCCACGCCCACTGCATAGT TCACAGGGATTTGAAACCGGAAAATCTTCTCTTGGAtagtgaaaagaaaattaaagtGGCTGATTTCGGAATGGCTTCATTACAG TTGGAAGACGATTTGTTGCAAACGAGTTGCGGATCTCCTCACTACGCCTGCCCCGAAGTCATCCGG GGAATTAGTTATGACGGCAGAAAGGCGGACATTTGGAGCTGTGGCGTCATTCTCTTTGCACTCGTCGTT GGTTCTCTTCCTTTTGATGATAGACAGGGCAATTTGCGCGCTTTATTAGAAAAG GTCAAAGTGGGAGACTTCTATATGCCTTCCGGTCTGTCAGCACCTCTGCAACACTTGATACGGGGAATGATCTGCGTGAACGCCAACAAGAGAATGACA atCAATGACGTAATGAAACACCCTTGGATCTTACA CACATCTGCTCCCGATTTGGATCCGGAAATTCCAATCAAAGACGCCGTACAG ACTGCGGTCATTGCACATCGTTCTGACATCGATCGCGACATTCTCGCCTCGATGCTTCGTCTTGGATGCTTCAAATTTCGCGGAGAACTCGTCCATCGTCTTCTGAGCCGAAA TCACAATATCGAAAAAGTCATCTACTTTTTGCTACAAAAACGCAAAGAAGCGCAACCCTGTAACGATGACGACAGCGACAACCCGGATGAAGACTCAGACACaa ATCGTCCccgaaaacgcgtcgacaCGACGCCACTTCCGCAGAGAAAAATCGGAATATACGGGACACCGTCCGCGTTGAGACGAACGACCCGAACGACAACTAGtttcaaagacgaacaaATTCCCGCGTATGTGACGCCCCAGCAAAGTCGGCATCGCTTCCGAAAAATTTCCTATCAACCGCCAAATTCACCAATCAGAAg TCGAATTGcggctaaagaaaaagaaagggaaaAGAAGTCCCCTGCCCCAGACGCATCATCATTGGCAGAATCGCGCGAAGTTTCTGCTGATTCCGAAATATTTTCTGT TGCATCCAAGCCTGCTGATACGGGTTCTGAAGCTGTGGCTTCTCCATCTCCTACGACGACTTCTTCCCATGAGGGAAGTTTtgtcaagaaaaaattcacttTTAGACGAGTTTTCGAATCGCCGAAATTCCACCGCAAAAAATTCTCGCAAG TTCAGGACTCAGATAGCGAAACGGGAAGTCAAGGCGCTGATGAAACACT TATAAAGAGATCATGGTTTACCAATCTATTGAAACACGATCGTCAGGAA ATTTTTATGGTggtgaaagagaagaaatttaGCGTTTTGAAAGCGGACATAGTCAGGACATTATTG GCTCTAAACGTTCATCACACTGTTGTCTCGAATACGGAATTTGAGCTGAAATACTCAAGCCtaaaaa ATAAAGGAAAGCGTCGGCCTTTTTTCAGCAAGGCCGTAAAATTTCGTCTCACAATCGGAATCCATTGCGAACCCAAGTCGAACATACACACGATAACAATGAAACTTAGTAGCG GTTCGTCACGTCGATTTAAACGCATTGCGGAAAGCATTCAAGCTTTCCTACTCAATCCCCCTCCCAAGACAGGAATTCCAATACAATTGGACACGCCCccgtcctcctcctcgatTCGAGAACAAGGAAGTCCAGACACAAGTGACATTGAAGATTATTTGACTGATAGTTCTAGTGCGGGAACTCCCGCGCCTTCGCCAGTTCGAAGGGTAACCCTGGGAGCTGGTCCCGCCAATGGTCGTTTCTAG
- the LOC136191554 gene encoding MAP kinase-activating death domain protein-like: MARVLSDFFRDRLVDYFLVVGCHCNAMPTSSESLIQNPKLLKRYPTMDHADFPLPDDIVFFCQPDGCLCSATPPEDDENLARTFVFTLTDKETNKRRHGVCLNFFRTSRMRNGGGDPVCSLTSLCLVTHHSFFVPFAEAVETFRHLVENIACASNHFQDGPDRKGILYEWDDFLAPSASHSLKAQELEAWIRRFLETPLPSPGHVRLELEMAVKPAITLAYPDESRLFLVDFPAYLILELLGVEQVLQVLTAVIMEQKVALTSVDYQTVSTCVMALLVYMYPLEYVYPVVPLLPTSMPLAETILQTPAPFLIGVPASFFHPRRGVERPNDVTVVDLDSGEIKFATDAPPLPSLPKHAVSTLKESLNKALVSLQSSGTTRPSSSGSGSGGAATERIRRLSSHGRISPSYQDPVALDISIRVSFIQFFLSPQVLGELRYFLRTLRLYQRPVIAQQKLFFFKRIQLIVPNPSDREFATQLASTQGVDCFGEWYQLYAPNSAISRILNDGIVEPYHIGDKPKYFAGALNPLPISLYEPSSSLGQAMLELKANDSSQYLDEYSTSYSSSTSSMSSVSTLYEGGTSGYRVYSFPNILSDDNDIESKKDDQSSDEEVKEILAERNDDVSDKEESPIVTLDSRDPPDDQSDDEETFLSRRARKNAVSTLQRDDSQSAAIFETESDIPIVTNVKISPLLLPRRESDPRNHPRIILSGDKEEEKPRLLHSLSHPVQTPAAGNSKSFPSVFRSPSTSPNSFSPNKYVMRAMRPSTSQIIEKKWQSAYDVESVSTRPLKSSESRISRSSSFNAKSPYTLKSPIRADSPTSAIESEEQREAKHVVSEAVMNALKGVSIGFFAERKLNKILVDEKLRLVVITRIFEAAKDPQGSPIKDVWVSKSVYRAIVALLRCCIVGLEIGMESGSLHTIASAFSLLEIAYTFFTCSESVLANPSPKKILPTKFSQSLDSQSSTISINSEATSSGSVSPSGDVDKSQTLPRLSSRRLSNPKIILDPPLFPAERMRQKLSQDLDALLDRDQLGGRNRVIRPQTSFNHEKRRFNYVYKDLVGKGRSKLWDKSFFWDAVFLDAVAAERTATGLDERPSQLIERFSSASIADRRRMEEEEDAILCSVLHNLIAFMLAFKVNRDEIRRKANRLVGQAHLGLAHTDVIYKLLDSFKETEGNSVELLPLASRKESNQKEFLVHIGSSLSSPSAILAIRDSCMSVKTMKGILVDRYWYENVIKVNFHPKSDLLIMWHRKLDNDTIQTKFSTNNCRELYNCVRDKLRVSVPAQLPSVAHSKQEGIATEYLVRDLNSGESGVLSVSSQGIECRFVESTLFIDLRTIRDCGSQKDVFEVKEDDGDGLVMRHRFASSQCSEICQDVLSVFSFASAQLSTSLSLEDDDQ, translated from the exons ATGGCTCGCGTTCTATCGGATTTCTTCCgagatcgtctcgtcgactacttcctcgtcgtcggctgCCACTGCAACGCCATGCCGACGTCATCGGAAAGCCTAATACAGAACCCGAAGCTCTTGAAACGCTATCCGACGATGGACCACGCCGATTTTCCTCTTCCCGACGATatcgtcttcttttgtcAGCCGGACGGCTGTCTCTGCAGCGCTACGCCACccgaagacgatgaaaatCTCGCGCGAACCTTCGTTTTCACGCTGACcgacaaagaaacgaataaACGACGTCACGGCGTTTGTCTCAACTTTTTTCGCACGTCCCGTAtgcgaaacggcggcggcgatcccGTTTGCAGTCTCACGTCGCTTTGTCTCGTAACGCATCACTCGTTTTTCGTTCCTTTCGCCGAAGCCGTCGAAACATTTCGGCATTTGGTGGAAAATATAGCGTGCGCTAGCAATCATTTTCAAGACGGTCCCGATCGAAAAGGAATTCTTTACGAATGggacgattttctcgcgcCGTCTGCTTCGCATTCGTTGAAAGCGCAAGAATTGGAGGCGTGGATACGACGTTTTCTAGAAACGCCCCTCCCAAGTCCGGGACACGTTCGACTCGAACTTGAAATGGCCGTCAAACCGGCCATAACTCTCGCCTACCCGGATGAATCCCGGttatttctcgtcgattttcccgCCTATTTAATATTGGAGCTACTCGGCGTCGAACAGGTTTTACAGGTTTTGACGGCCGTTATAATGGAACAGAAA gttgCATTGACGTCCGTCGATTATCAAACTGTATCAACATGCGTCATGGCTCTGCTTGTCTACATGTATCCTTTAGAGTACGTCTATCCTGTCGTACCTCTATTGCCCACTTCTATGCCACTTGCTGAAACG attTTGCAAACTCCGGCGCCGTTTCTTATTGGAGTTCCGGCGAGTTTCTTTCATCCGCGACGAGGTGTAGAGCGtcccaatgacgtcacagtcgTTGATCTGGATTCAGGAGAG ATTAAATTTGCCACTGATGCTCCCCCCTTACCCTCGCTCCCAAAACACGCCGTATCCACACTCAAAGAATCCCTAAACAAG gcTTTGGTTTCTCTTCAGTCATCCGGGACTACGCGGCCGTCGTCATCCGGAAGTGGCAGTGGCGGTGCAGCGACGGAAAGAATTCGCCGGCTTTCCAGTCACGGCCGCATTAGCCCGTCGTATCAAGATCCCGTTGCCTTGGACATCTCTATCCGGGTGTCTTTCATAcaattctttctctcgcctcAAGTTCTTGGAGAATTACGCTATTTTCTAAGAACACTGAGACTGTATCAAAGACCCGTCATTGCTCAGCAAAaactcttctttttcaaacgaATCCAATTGATTGTACCCAATCCTAGTGACAGGGAATTCGCCACACAATTAGCCTCTACTCAA GGTGTCGATTGTTTTGGAGAATGGTATCAACTCTACGCTCCAAATTCAGCTATATCCCGGATATTAAACG atGGAATCGTGGAGCCATATCACATTGGTGACAAGCCAAAATATTTCGCTGGCGCACTCAATCCTCTTCCTATAAGTCTCTAtgaaccgtcgtcgtctctcggTCAAGCGATGCTTGAGCTCAAAGCGAATGACTCGAGTCAATATCTCGACGAATATTCGACGAGCtattcgtcatcgacgagtTCCATGTCGTCCGTTTCGACTCTCTATGAAGGAGGTACGTCTGGCTATCGCGTATACTCGTTTCCTAATATCCTAAGCGACGACAATGATATTGAGAGTAAGAAAGACGATCAATCGTCCGATGAAGAAGTGAAAGAAATCTTGGCTGAgagaaacgatgacgtcagcgacAAGGAGGAGTCTCCCATTGTGACGTTAGATTCACGTGATCCGCCTGATGACCAatcagacgacgaagagacgttTCTCTCACGCCGAGCGAGAAAAAATGCCGTATCGACTCTACAACGCGACGATAGCCAATCGGCGGCGATCTTCGAAACCGAAAGCGACATTCCAATCGTCACAAACGTAAAAATATCGCCTCTATTGCTACCCCGTCGCGAAAGCGATCCACGAAATCATCCGCGAATAATTTTGAGTGGAGataaagaagaggaaaaacctcgtcttcttcattcgCTTTCACATCCCGTCCAAACACCAGCGGCGGGAAATTCCAAATCATTTCCCTCCGTATTTCGTTCGCCTTCAACGAGTCCCAATAGTTTCAGTCCTAATAAATACGTAATGCGTGCAATGAGACCGAGCACAAGTCAGATTATCGAGAAAAAATGGCAATCGGCGTACGATGTAGAATCGGTTAGCACGCGTCCTTTGAAATCGAGCGAATCTCGAATTTCAAGATCATCAAGTTTTAATGCAAAATCTCCCTATACTTTAAAATCGCCTATTAGAGCCGATAGTCCAACATCCGCAatagaaagcgaagagcaaag ggaAGCAAAACACGTCGTTAGCGAAGCGGTTATGAACGCTTTGAAAGGCGTAAGCATCGGTTTTTTCGCCGAACGAAAATTGAACAAAATTCTCGTTGACGAAAaacttcgtctcgtcgtcataaCGCGAATATTCGAAGCGGCGAAAGATCCGCAGGGAAGTCCAATAAAAGACGTG tggGTTTCCAAGTCAGTTTATCGCGCGATTGTCGCACTTTTACGATGTTGCATTGTTGGTCTTGAAATTGGGATGGAATCCGGATCGCTTCACACGATTGCTtccgctttttctcttctcgaaATCGCCTATACGTTTTTCACGTGCTCCGAATCCGTTCTCGCAAATCCAAGTCCCAAGAAAATTCTTCCGACGAAATTTAGTCAATCTCTCGATAGCCAATCATCGACTATTTCAATAAATTCTGAAGCGACGTCATCTGGTTCCGTATCTCCATCTGGCGACGTGGATAAGTCTCAGACTCTTCCTCGTTTGTCGTCAAGGCGACTATCGAATCCGAAAATTATTCTGGATCCGCCTCTGTTTCCCGCTGAACGAATGCGACAGAAATTGAGTCAGGATTTGGATGCTTTGTTGGATCGCGATCAATTGGGTGGTCGCAATCGCGTCATACGTCCTCAAACGAGTTTTAATCACGAGAAACGTCGTTTTAATTACGTCTATAAGGATTTGGTTGGAAAGGGAAGATCGAAATTGTGGGACAAGTCGTTTTTTTGGGACGCCGTTTTCTTGGACGCagtcgccgccgaacgaaCGGCAACGGGACTCGACGAACGACCAAGTCAACTCATAGAAcg ATTCTCGTCGGCTTCAATCgctgatcgacgacgaatggaagaggaagaagacgctaTATTGTGCAGCGTTCTTCACAATTTAATTGCCTTTATGCTCGCTTTCAAAGTTAACAgagacgaaattcgtcgcaaggcgaatcgtctcgtcggTCAAGCTCACCTTGGTCTAGCGCACACCGACGTCATCTATAAGCTTCTCGATAGTTTTAAAGAAACG GAGGGCAATAGTGTTGAATTACTACCTCTTGCTAGTCGAAAAGAGTCGAATCAAAAGGAATTTCTCGTGCATATAggatcgtcgctctcctctcCTTCAGCTATTTTAGCG ATACGCGATAGTTGTATGTCTGTTAAAACGATGAAGGGAATTCTGGTGGATCGTTATTGGTACGagaacgtcatcaaagtTAACTTTCATCCGAAATCGGATTTGCTCATCATGTGGCATCGAAAGTTGGACAATGATACGATACAAACGAAATTCAGTACCAACAac TGTCGGGAATTGTATAATTGCGTGCGCGACAAACTACGTGTATCGGTTCCAGCGCAATTGCCAAGTGTTGCTCATTCGAAACAAGAGGGAATTGCCACGGAATACCTTGTCAGA gaTTTGAATAGTGGAGAAAGTGGTGTATTGAGCGTTTCGTCTCAAGGAATCGAATGCCGCTTTGTCGAATCTACG ctatttattgatttgcGGACTATTCGAGATTGCGGTAGTCAAAAGGACGTTTTCGAAGTCAAAGAAGACG ATGGCGACGGTTTGGTGATGCGTCATCGATTTGCCTCGTCTCAATGCTCCGAAATATGCCAGGACGTGTTgagcgtcttttcttttgcttcggCTCAATTATCGACGTCACTGTCGctggaagacgacgatcagTAA
- the LOC136191556 gene encoding transmembrane 7 superfamily member 3-like: MIATSFLLLFAASTSAFTSEVSPAKTLAFDETYRSTLAPHSALQFTISSSNSTNRFTDSSFFVFQVHTPRYDVTLSLEKPPNYYKDAVNSTNAGLVALVPIETEENTFKIPSYDLYLYSRSNQSQAFEISSTSYKNNFPIPGGCCKTCNIETDPNLNVVSTLWYTTVVFELANGGFDPSNGESVHYCGGKGATYPEVSYDVYLHSLGASLSDETLLGGWLKMKSVDDVKRYGTKVGGTFKYDDLKQVTLSSSPGRGIVINVIARDLEGNEVAYVPFTSYGCSFTSKENNCNDALGAHVATKVICTIVGLVGLVMTFAGHKLFKLELVIVGLMYFMFFIYIALSLTTDLSHYVRLGIGFLVGILGGLIFFAIWWRFYLLMGFVLTIGLVLGFLISSILFFTPFGAMAVWQTKLNFWIAFMCGVLVPVVLLLLWPRTLNIVATSIVGSYAFILGVSEYVNGILVFIIADIIKKAAMPQYTTAYSVYPLESIDIGLTAVWGVLACAGMITQFYFAEKVKKKGGSAFPPWPYGERRSGRRSRWRSNRRKGDYSESQRLLDSPTYQ, encoded by the exons ATGATTGCGacgtcttttctccttctgttCGCTGCATCTACGTCGGCTTTCACTTCAGAAGTTTCTC CCGCGAAAACCctcgctttcgacgaaacATATCGATCGACACTCGCGCCTCATTCCGCGCTCCAATTCACcatatcgtcgtcgaactcaaCGAATCGCTTCACTGATTCgagcttcttcgtcttccaagTGCACACTCCAcgctatgacgtcacactttCACTTGAAAAACCCCCTAACTATTACAAGGACGCCGTCAATTCGACAAACGCCGGTCTCGTGGCTTTAGTTCCAATAGAAACTGAAGAGAACACTTTCAAAATTCCCTCCTATGACCTCTATCTCTACAGCAGATCAAATCAAAGCCAAGCATTCGAAATATCAAGCACTTCCTATAAAAATAACT TTCCCATTCCCGGGGGTTGTTGCAAAACTTGCAACATCGAAACGGATCCCAATCTAAACGTTGTCTCAACTTTGTGGTATACGACAGTTGTCTTTGAGTTAGCCAATGGGGGTTTTGATCCATCCAATGGAGAATCCGTTCATTATTGCGGAGGAAAGGGGGCCACGTACCCGGAAGTGTCCTATGACGTCTACTTGCATTCGCTTGGAGCGTCGCTTagcgacgagacgcttcTAGGCGGATggctaaaaatgaaaagcgTTGATGACGTAAAACGATACGGGACAAAa GTGGGTGGGACGTTTAAATACGACGATCTTAAACAAgtgacgctttcgtcttcgcctgGTCGCGGAATTGTTATCAATGTAATTGCGCGTGACTTGGAAGGAAACGAAGTTGCCTATGTTCCATTCACGAGCTACGGTTGCAGTTTCACGTCAAAGGAAAACAACTGCAACGACGCTTTGGGGg CTCATGTTGCAACGAAAGTAATTTGTACTATTGTGGGACTCGTTGGTTTAGTGATGACGTTTGCGGGACACAAACTATTCAAATTGG AACTTGTTATTGTTGGTCTCATGTATTTCATGTTCTTTATCTACATTGCGTTGTCCCTAACAACGGACCTCAGTCACTACG TGCGTCTTGGAATTGGTTTTCTCGTCGGTATTTTAGGcggtttgatttttttcgctATCTGGTGGCGATTTTATCTTCTAATGGGATTTGTTCTCACCATTGGACTGGTACTGGGTTTCCTCATCTCTTCCATTCTATTTTTCACGCCCTTTG GCGCCATGGCTGTGTGGCAAACAAAACTCAACTTTTGGATAGCCTTTATGTGTGGAGTACTCGTTCCCGTTGTATTGCTACTCTTGTGGCCAAgaacg TTGAATATTGTTGCAACATCCATAGTGGGATCCTATGCATTTATTCTTG GCGTTAGTGAATACGTCAATGGAATCCTCGTCTTTATTATCGCCGATATCATTAAAAAAGCCGCTATGCCTCAATACACGACAGCCTATTCCGTCTatcccttagaatcaatag ATATTGGTCTTACTGCTGTGTGGGGCGTTTTAGCGTGCGCAGGTATGATTACCCAGTTTTATTTCGCggaaaaagtgaagaaaaagggtGGTTCCGCCTTTCCCCCGTGGCCCTACGGAGAAAGACGGAGTGGACGGCGCTCGAGATGGcgatcaaatcgaagaaaaggcgatTACAGCGAGAGCCAGCGCCTTCTCGATTCGCCAACGTACCAGTAA
- the LOC136191557 gene encoding serine protease HTRA2, mitochondrial-like — MTSRLLRLVFRATPQLRRIGAATIVSTGTAYLLYNGLLGRQVPIGVHAAEGATTPPKRNQFNFIAETAERASPSVVYIETYQRHFGRPIRVGSGSGFLITPNGSILTNAHVVSKSSDISVRLHDGSTYAGTIEAIDSLRDLALVRIEPKSNETFPHVVLGSSRDVRVGEWVVAIGSPMSLTNTVTAGIVSTVGRASEELGLGRRDVEYVQTDAAITVGNSGGPLVNLDGEVIGINTMTSVPGFSFAIPVDLAKEFISRRQGNAKEQQRYIGVSVLSLNRDLAYELKNSLANFPDISSGVLIAKIIEGSPAHR; from the exons ATGACGTCGCGACTACTTCGACTCGTCTTCCGCGCTACTCCCCAACTCCGGCGCATCGGAGCGGCGACAATTGTATCTACAGGAACAGCCTATCTTCTCTACAATGGCCTTCTGGGAAGACAAGTTCCAATTGGAGTGCACGCGGCAGAAGGAGCGACCACGCCCCCCAAACGAAATCAATTCAACTTCATAGCGGAGACAGCAGAACGCGCATCGCCTAGCGTAGTCTACATAGAGACGTATCAACGTCATTTCGGTCGTCCCATTCGCGTGGGATCGGGCTCCGGCTTTCTCATAACGCCAAACGGCTCGATTCTCACGAACGCTCACGTCGTATCGAAATCGAGCGATATCAGCGTCCGATTACACGACGGTTCGACGTACGCGGGCacgatcgaagcgatcgattcgCTTCGCGACTTGGCGCTCGTTCGAATCGAGCCCAAATCGAACGAAACCTTTCCTCACGTCGTATTGggttcgtcacgtgacgtacgGGTAGGCGAATGGGTCGTTGCTATAGGGAGCCCCATGTCGTTGACGAATACGGTTACGGCGGGGATTGTTAGTACGGTGGGAAGAGCTAGTGAGGAATTAGGACTTGGGCGTAGAGATGTTGAATACGTGCAGACGGATGCCGCCATAACT gTTGGGAATTCTGGGGGGCCCCTTGTTAATCTTGACGGTGAAGTTATTGGGATTAATACGATGACGTCGGTTCCCGGGTTTTCTTTCGCCATTCCCGTCGATTTGGCGAAAGAATTTATtagtcgtcgtcaaggaaaCGCTAAAGAGCAGCAAAG ATACATAGGAGTTAGCGTGCTTAGCCTAAACAGAGATCTCGCCTACGAACTGAAGAACAGTCTTGCCAATTTCCCGGATATTTCTAGTGGCGTTCTAATAGCGAAAATCATAGAAGGATCCCCCGCACACAGGTAG